In the genome of Bradyrhizobium sp. CIAT3101, one region contains:
- a CDS encoding acetyl-CoA C-acetyltransferase — protein MTDALIIDACRTPRGVGKAGKGALSGIHPQQLGATVLRALANRTGINTADVDDIVWGCSAQVATQGGDLGRMSALDAGYDVRASAVTLDRFCGSGITSVNMAASSIMAGAEDLVIAGGCEMMSMEGRRGGGPMMMDSGNLRLRARHPQSHQGVCADAIATLEGITRQDVDALGLESQKRAAQAIAGGHFKKSLVPVHREDGSLALDHEEYPRPQTTMEGLAALKPAFPEVADYALDDKGTTYRGLILQKYPDLDIDFMHHAGNSSGVVDGAAAILLASPSYAKAHGLKARARVVAMANMGDSPTLMLNAPVPATRKVLAKAGLTIDDIDLFEINEAFAVVAEKYIRDLKLDRAKVNVNGGSIALGHPIGATGSILIGTVLDELERRDLKRGLVTMCAAGGMAPAVIIERV, from the coding sequence ATGACCGACGCGCTGATCATCGATGCCTGCCGCACCCCGCGCGGTGTCGGCAAGGCCGGCAAGGGAGCACTCTCCGGCATTCACCCGCAGCAGCTCGGCGCCACCGTGCTGCGTGCGCTGGCGAACCGCACCGGCATCAACACCGCCGATGTCGACGACATCGTCTGGGGCTGCAGCGCGCAGGTCGCAACGCAAGGCGGCGATCTCGGCCGCATGTCGGCGCTCGATGCCGGCTATGACGTGCGCGCCAGCGCGGTGACGCTCGATCGCTTCTGCGGCTCCGGCATCACCAGCGTCAACATGGCGGCATCCTCGATCATGGCGGGCGCGGAAGATCTCGTCATCGCCGGCGGATGCGAGATGATGTCGATGGAGGGACGCCGCGGCGGCGGTCCCATGATGATGGACTCCGGCAATCTGCGCTTGCGTGCGCGGCATCCACAGTCGCACCAGGGCGTCTGCGCCGATGCGATTGCGACGCTGGAAGGCATCACGCGGCAGGACGTCGATGCGCTCGGCCTCGAAAGCCAGAAGCGTGCGGCGCAGGCGATTGCCGGCGGCCACTTCAAGAAGAGCCTGGTGCCCGTGCATCGCGAGGACGGCAGCCTCGCACTCGACCACGAGGAATATCCGCGGCCGCAGACCACGATGGAAGGTCTCGCAGCCCTCAAGCCCGCATTCCCGGAGGTCGCCGACTATGCGCTGGACGACAAGGGCACGACCTATCGCGGCCTGATCCTGCAGAAATATCCGGACCTCGACATCGACTTCATGCATCATGCCGGCAACTCGTCCGGCGTCGTCGATGGCGCCGCCGCGATCCTGCTGGCGTCACCGTCCTATGCCAAGGCGCATGGTCTCAAAGCCCGCGCCCGCGTGGTGGCGATGGCGAACATGGGGGACTCGCCGACCCTGATGCTGAACGCGCCGGTGCCGGCGACGCGCAAGGTGCTGGCGAAGGCCGGGCTCACCATCGACGACATTGATCTCTTCGAGATCAACGAGGCCTTTGCGGTCGTTGCGGAAAAATATATCCGCGATCTCAAGCTCGACCGCGCCAAGGTCAACGTCAATGGCGGCTCGATCGCGCTCGGCCATCCCATCGGCGCGACCGGCTCGATCCTGATCGGCACCGTGCTCGACGAGCTCGAACGGCGCGACCTCAAGCGCGGTCTCGTCACCATGTGCGCCGCGGGAGGCATGGCGCCTGCCGTCATCATCGAGCGCGTCTAG
- a CDS encoding HU family DNA-binding protein: MPTQLSKSQLIEKIATATELSKRDVKSVMETLTDVGHKELKKNGLFLVPGFAKFVVIKKPATKARKGTNPFTGEEMMFKAKPARKIVRARPVKAAKDAVA, translated from the coding sequence ATGCCGACCCAACTTTCCAAATCGCAGCTGATCGAAAAGATCGCGACCGCCACCGAGCTTTCCAAGCGCGACGTCAAGAGCGTCATGGAGACGCTGACGGACGTCGGCCACAAGGAGCTCAAGAAGAACGGCCTGTTCCTGGTGCCGGGCTTCGCCAAGTTCGTGGTCATCAAGAAGCCCGCGACCAAGGCGCGCAAGGGCACCAACCCGTTCACGGGTGAAGAGATGATGTTCAAGGCCAAGCCGGCCCGGAAGATCGTCCGCGCCCGCCCGGTCAAGGCCGCCAAGGACGCCGTGGCCTGA
- a CDS encoding alkaline phosphatase family protein — translation MSLNRRKSRLLNSCRIGLSALAMGQFCLSPVLAGGAPSPADHYTRSPIKHVIVIIGENRSFDHVFATYVPKDRRHTIDNLLSRGIIKLDANKNAVPGPNFEQAHQLAAKDIGSKDAFLLSPPKQTFPNDQLPAPLVGGPKVSYIPNQCGNTPIAQCQASLTLAQQTETGLDPNYYSSLLTGGTGQTSKTPDQRITAVNTLPAGPFQLTNGNTFLYESYAASPVHRFYQMWQQLNCGKGSASRDNPSGCTGNLFAWVEVTVGAGANGAAQPETFSTQYAPDAVTTGEGSTALGFYNVQKGDAPYFTSLADKYAMSDNFHQSVNGGTGANHIMFGHADALWFSTPDGKPAAPPNGVQVFGGTPDAGVVHMIENPNPASDTNNWYTEDGYGNSFNSGYPPPFSVSPASGGGSYSDCSDPTQPGVKPIRDYLQSLPRPIDPHCEPGHYYLLNNYNPGWFGNGKNAYVDHNPSNTPFTIPPSSTRSIGDLLNDKNISWKYYGDQWDNYVDDPYQLNWGATGPTADEYCNICNPFQYDTSIMSHPDQVAEHLHDSTKLYADISARTLPAVSIVKPSGFVDGHPASSKLDLFEGFTKKIVDQIQASPYAHDTAIFITFDEGGGYYDSGYVQPLDFFGDGTRIPLIVVSPLVKPGHISHHYADHVSIVKFIERNWQLPTITHRSRDNFPNPVAEFGNPYVPLNSPAISDLFDFFEFAEHGEPGFPGFPGH, via the coding sequence ATGAGCCTAAATAGACGCAAGTCACGTTTGCTGAACAGTTGCCGCATCGGACTGAGTGCACTGGCGATGGGGCAATTCTGCCTAAGTCCGGTGCTTGCGGGCGGTGCGCCGTCCCCCGCCGATCACTACACGCGGTCACCGATCAAGCACGTCATCGTCATCATCGGCGAGAACCGCAGTTTCGACCACGTGTTCGCCACTTACGTGCCGAAGGATCGCCGGCACACCATCGACAATTTGCTCTCCAGAGGCATCATCAAGCTCGACGCCAACAAGAATGCGGTCCCCGGCCCCAACTTCGAGCAAGCGCATCAGCTGGCGGCAAAGGACATCGGTTCAAAGGACGCGTTCCTGCTGAGCCCGCCGAAGCAGACTTTCCCCAACGACCAGCTGCCGGCTCCGCTGGTCGGCGGACCCAAGGTGTCCTACATCCCCAACCAGTGCGGCAACACGCCGATCGCGCAATGCCAGGCGAGCCTGACGCTCGCGCAGCAAACGGAAACCGGCCTGGACCCGAACTACTATTCTTCACTGCTGACCGGCGGCACCGGCCAGACCTCGAAGACGCCGGACCAGCGCATCACCGCCGTCAACACCCTGCCGGCCGGCCCGTTTCAGCTGACCAACGGCAACACGTTCCTCTACGAGAGCTACGCAGCAAGCCCGGTGCATCGCTTCTACCAGATGTGGCAGCAATTGAATTGCGGTAAGGGCTCCGCCAGCCGGGACAATCCCTCGGGCTGCACCGGCAATTTGTTCGCCTGGGTCGAAGTGACCGTGGGTGCCGGCGCCAACGGCGCTGCGCAGCCGGAGACCTTCAGCACCCAATATGCGCCGGATGCAGTGACGACGGGAGAAGGTTCGACCGCGCTCGGCTTCTACAACGTGCAAAAGGGTGACGCGCCCTATTTCACGAGCCTGGCGGACAAGTACGCGATGAGCGACAACTTCCACCAATCCGTCAACGGCGGCACCGGCGCCAACCACATCATGTTCGGCCATGCCGACGCGCTCTGGTTCAGCACGCCCGACGGCAAGCCGGCGGCTCCGCCGAACGGCGTGCAGGTCTTCGGCGGCACCCCCGATGCCGGCGTCGTCCATATGATCGAGAACCCCAATCCGGCGTCCGACACCAACAACTGGTACACCGAGGACGGTTACGGCAATAGCTTCAACTCGGGCTATCCGCCTCCGTTCTCCGTCTCGCCCGCCTCGGGCGGCGGATCGTACAGCGACTGCTCCGATCCCACCCAGCCCGGCGTCAAGCCGATCCGGGATTACCTGCAGTCACTGCCGCGCCCGATTGATCCCCACTGCGAGCCCGGCCACTATTACCTGCTGAACAACTACAATCCCGGCTGGTTCGGCAACGGCAAGAACGCCTACGTCGACCATAATCCGTCGAATACGCCGTTCACCATTCCGCCGTCGTCGACCCGCAGCATCGGCGACCTCCTCAACGACAAGAATATTTCCTGGAAGTATTACGGCGACCAGTGGGACAACTACGTCGACGATCCGTACCAGCTCAATTGGGGTGCGACGGGTCCGACCGCGGATGAATACTGCAACATCTGCAATCCGTTCCAGTACGACACGTCCATCATGTCGCATCCGGACCAGGTTGCAGAGCACCTGCACGACTCGACGAAACTGTACGCAGATATTTCCGCTCGTACCCTGCCTGCAGTCTCGATCGTCAAGCCGAGCGGCTTCGTCGATGGCCACCCGGCGTCCTCCAAGCTCGATCTGTTCGAAGGCTTCACCAAGAAGATCGTCGACCAGATCCAGGCCTCGCCCTACGCGCACGACACCGCCATCTTTATCACCTTCGACGAAGGCGGCGGCTATTACGACTCGGGCTACGTGCAGCCGCTCGACTTCTTCGGTGACGGCACCCGCATTCCGCTGATCGTGGTGTCACCGCTCGTCAAGCCAGGCCATATCTCGCACCACTACGCCGATCACGTCTCGATCGTCAAATTCATCGAGCGCAACTGGCAGCTGCCGACGATCACGCATCGCAGCCGCGACAACTTCCCGAACCCGGTCGCCGAGTTCGGCAATCCCTACGTTCCCCTCAACAGCCCGGCGATCAGCGATCTCTTCGACTTCTTCGAGTTCGCGGAGCACGGAGAGCCTGGATTCCCCGGCTTCCCGGGGCATTAA
- a CDS encoding multicopper oxidase domain-containing protein — translation MSWFAMLGLGAIGFVALLGTSGFTQPSQPQREACQRPTSGSAIQEPQDLRSHDGILQVELSIHNSKQPDGSTRYCYLTPDGEMSPTLRVQPGDLLIVRFKNDLTELAPARPAADQPQALPFPAPLCVSKRISDPCGSDAMRATSANLHFHGLTAPPVCHQDDVLKTSIQPEDPPFEYRLRIPADEPPGVYWYHPHIHGFSKAQVLGGASGALIIEGVERAAPELAGLPERVLVIRDLDLLNPDAPPAKSEPIVPKNQLDSDGDTTNNGTGFGRPAKDLSVNFVPVPYPDYPPASLKMKPGERQLWRVLNASAITYLNLAVVFRRAPQPLGIVAIDGVPVHFNGSPAPSVEWVNRIGVPPGSRVEFIVEGPPLGVPALLVTRTVDTGPAGENDPNRALLSITAADDAPEPQSRLPANPQPLPSAVRSWIGDVTPARVRKLYFSEQPTNPDDPNSPVTFYITVDGEKPKPFDAGSDIADIVVRQGDVEDWIIENRSTELHDFHTHQLHFELREWSGMQVNEPFVRDTVNVPYYNGRMLQYPSVRLRMDFRDPNIVGTFVYHCHLLEHEDNGMMGRIRVEAANTAVSTESSGQLLPKGAQNEPK, via the coding sequence GTGTCCTGGTTCGCAATGCTGGGGCTCGGAGCGATCGGCTTCGTGGCTTTGCTCGGAACCAGCGGGTTTACTCAGCCCTCACAACCACAACGCGAAGCCTGTCAGCGGCCGACATCCGGCAGCGCCATACAGGAACCGCAGGACCTTCGCAGCCACGACGGGATCCTGCAGGTCGAGCTTTCCATTCACAACAGCAAGCAGCCGGACGGCTCGACCCGTTACTGCTACCTGACGCCCGATGGCGAGATGTCGCCGACATTGCGGGTCCAGCCGGGCGATCTGCTGATCGTGCGCTTCAAGAATGACCTGACCGAGCTTGCGCCGGCACGCCCGGCCGCGGATCAGCCGCAAGCACTGCCGTTCCCCGCGCCATTGTGTGTGTCGAAAAGGATCTCGGATCCGTGCGGCAGCGACGCCATGCGAGCGACATCGGCCAATCTGCACTTTCACGGGCTGACGGCGCCGCCGGTATGTCATCAGGACGATGTGCTGAAGACCTCGATCCAGCCGGAGGATCCGCCCTTCGAATACCGGTTGCGCATTCCCGCCGACGAGCCGCCCGGAGTCTATTGGTATCACCCGCATATTCACGGCTTCAGCAAGGCCCAGGTGCTCGGCGGGGCGTCGGGCGCGCTGATCATCGAGGGCGTCGAGCGGGCTGCTCCGGAACTGGCTGGCCTCCCCGAGCGGGTGCTGGTGATCCGCGACCTCGACCTTTTGAACCCCGACGCACCGCCCGCAAAATCCGAGCCGATCGTCCCGAAAAATCAGCTCGACAGTGACGGTGACACCACCAACAACGGCACCGGCTTCGGCAGGCCGGCGAAAGACCTGTCCGTCAACTTCGTGCCGGTGCCTTATCCCGATTATCCGCCGGCATCGCTCAAGATGAAGCCGGGCGAGCGACAGCTCTGGCGCGTTCTCAACGCCTCGGCGATCACCTATCTGAATCTCGCCGTCGTGTTCCGGCGCGCGCCGCAGCCGCTCGGCATCGTCGCCATCGATGGCGTGCCGGTCCATTTCAACGGCAGCCCGGCACCTTCGGTCGAATGGGTCAATCGCATCGGCGTGCCGCCCGGCTCCCGCGTCGAGTTCATCGTCGAAGGTCCGCCGCTCGGCGTACCGGCGCTCTTGGTGACGCGAACGGTCGATACCGGGCCGGCCGGTGAGAACGATCCGAACCGCGCGCTCCTGTCGATCACGGCCGCGGACGATGCACCCGAACCGCAATCGAGGCTGCCGGCAAATCCGCAACCACTGCCATCAGCCGTTCGCTCCTGGATCGGAGACGTTACGCCGGCGCGCGTCAGGAAACTGTACTTCTCCGAGCAGCCGACCAATCCGGACGACCCCAACAGCCCCGTGACGTTCTACATCACCGTGGATGGCGAAAAGCCAAAGCCGTTCGATGCGGGTTCGGACATTGCGGACATCGTCGTCAGGCAAGGCGACGTCGAGGACTGGATCATCGAGAACCGGTCGACGGAATTGCACGACTTCCACACCCATCAGCTTCACTTCGAGCTGCGCGAATGGTCGGGCATGCAGGTCAACGAGCCGTTCGTGCGCGATACCGTCAACGTCCCCTATTACAACGGCCGCATGCTGCAATATCCGAGCGTGCGGCTGCGCATGGATTTTCGCGACCCGAACATCGTCGGCACCTTCGTCTACCACTGCCACCTCCTCGAGCATGAGGACAACGGCATGATGGGACGCATCCGCGTCGAGGCTGCCAACACCGCCGTTTCCACCGAGTCGTCAGGTCAACTACTACCCAAGGGAGCGCAGAATGAGCCTAAATAG
- the lon gene encoding endopeptidase La — protein sequence MATEQMNTAQTNPDVKIPDDALIIIPVREMVLFPGAIAPIAIARPKSVAAAQQALREQRPIGIVLQRSPETDEPGPDDLYKVATIANIVRYITAPDGTHHIVCQGVQRARIIDFLPGTPFLAARFQQIPEPTTSSAEIEARALNLQRQAIEAVELLPQAPPELVAMFQSTTAPGALADLATSFMDIKPQDKQEVLETIDLALRVEKVSKHLAERLEVLRISNEIGQKTKASFDERQREAILREQMATIQRQLGEGDGKAAEVAELTAAIAKANMPPEADAHAKKELRRYERMPEAAGESGMVRTYLDWLIELPWALPAEKPIDIKEARRILDADHFGLEKIKGRIIEYLAVRKLAPQGKAPILCFVGPPGVGKTSLGQSIARAMDRPFVRVSLGGVHDEAEIRGHRRTYIGALPGNIIQGIKKAGARNCVMMLDEIDKMGRGVQGDPSAAMLEVLDPEQNGTFRDNYLGVPFDLSRVVFIATANMLDQIPGPLLDRMELISLAGYTEEEKLEIAKRYLVRRQLEANGLTAEQAEIEPEALKLVVKGYTREAGVRNLEREIGKVFRHAAVQVAEGTAAKVVVTPNDIGTVLGQPRFEGEIAQRTSIPGVATGLAWTPVGGDILFIEASRVPGRGGMILTGQLGDVMRESVQAAMTLVKSKASQLGIDPQVFEKNDIHVHVPAGATPKDGPSAGVAMFTALTSLLTNRTVRSDTAMTGEISLRGLVLPVGGIKEKVVAAAAAGLKRVMLPARNKRDYDDIPKSARDKLEFIWLERVDEAIAAALEPAEAQVDAKIEAAE from the coding sequence ATGGCCACCGAACAGATGAATACCGCACAGACCAATCCAGACGTGAAGATCCCCGACGACGCGCTGATCATCATCCCCGTGCGCGAGATGGTGCTCTTCCCCGGCGCCATCGCGCCGATCGCGATCGCGCGGCCGAAGTCCGTCGCCGCCGCGCAGCAGGCGCTGCGTGAGCAGCGGCCGATCGGCATCGTCCTGCAGCGCAGCCCCGAGACCGACGAGCCCGGCCCGGACGATCTCTACAAGGTCGCGACCATCGCCAACATCGTGCGCTACATCACCGCGCCCGACGGCACGCATCACATCGTCTGCCAGGGCGTGCAGCGCGCGCGCATCATCGACTTCCTGCCGGGGACGCCGTTCCTGGCTGCGCGCTTCCAGCAGATTCCGGAGCCGACCACGTCCTCGGCTGAGATCGAGGCGCGGGCGCTGAACCTGCAGCGCCAGGCGATCGAGGCCGTCGAGCTGCTGCCGCAGGCGCCGCCAGAGCTGGTCGCGATGTTCCAGAGCACCACCGCGCCCGGCGCGCTGGCCGATCTGGCGACCTCGTTCATGGACATCAAGCCGCAAGACAAGCAGGAGGTGCTGGAGACCATCGACCTCGCTTTGCGCGTCGAGAAGGTGTCGAAGCATCTGGCCGAGCGGCTGGAGGTGCTGCGCATCAGCAATGAGATCGGCCAGAAGACCAAAGCCTCTTTCGACGAGCGGCAGCGCGAGGCGATCCTGCGCGAGCAGATGGCGACCATTCAACGCCAGCTGGGCGAAGGCGACGGCAAGGCCGCCGAGGTCGCCGAGCTGACGGCTGCCATCGCCAAGGCCAACATGCCGCCGGAAGCGGATGCGCACGCCAAGAAGGAGCTGCGCCGCTACGAGCGCATGCCCGAGGCCGCCGGTGAATCCGGCATGGTCCGCACCTATCTCGACTGGCTGATCGAGCTGCCGTGGGCGCTGCCCGCGGAGAAGCCGATCGATATCAAGGAAGCGCGTCGCATCCTGGATGCCGATCATTTCGGCCTGGAGAAGATCAAGGGCCGGATCATCGAATATTTGGCGGTGCGCAAGCTCGCGCCGCAGGGCAAGGCGCCGATCCTGTGCTTCGTCGGTCCGCCCGGCGTCGGCAAGACCTCGCTCGGCCAGTCCATCGCGCGCGCGATGGATCGCCCCTTCGTGCGCGTCAGCCTCGGCGGCGTGCATGACGAGGCCGAGATCCGCGGCCACCGGCGCACCTATATCGGTGCGCTGCCCGGCAACATCATCCAGGGCATCAAGAAGGCGGGCGCACGCAATTGCGTCATGATGCTGGACGAGATCGACAAGATGGGCCGTGGCGTGCAGGGCGATCCCTCTGCCGCCATGCTGGAGGTGCTCGACCCCGAGCAGAACGGGACGTTCCGAGACAATTACCTGGGCGTGCCCTTCGACCTGTCGCGCGTGGTATTCATCGCGACGGCCAACATGCTGGACCAGATTCCGGGTCCGCTGCTGGACCGCATGGAGCTGATCAGCCTCGCCGGCTATACCGAGGAAGAGAAGCTGGAGATCGCCAAGCGTTATCTGGTGCGGCGGCAGCTGGAGGCCAACGGCTTGACGGCCGAGCAGGCCGAGATCGAGCCGGAGGCGCTGAAGCTGGTCGTCAAGGGTTACACCCGCGAGGCCGGCGTGCGTAACCTCGAGCGCGAGATCGGCAAGGTGTTCCGCCATGCTGCGGTGCAGGTTGCCGAAGGCACGGCTGCGAAGGTCGTGGTGACGCCGAACGACATCGGCACCGTGCTCGGTCAGCCGCGCTTCGAAGGCGAGATCGCGCAGCGCACCAGCATCCCGGGCGTGGCCACCGGCCTTGCCTGGACGCCGGTCGGCGGCGACATCCTGTTCATCGAGGCCTCGCGCGTGCCCGGCCGCGGCGGGATGATCCTGACCGGCCAGCTCGGTGACGTCATGCGCGAGAGCGTGCAGGCGGCGATGACGCTGGTGAAGAGCAAGGCGTCGCAGCTCGGCATCGATCCCCAGGTGTTCGAGAAGAACGACATCCACGTTCACGTTCCGGCGGGTGCGACCCCGAAGGACGGACCGAGCGCGGGCGTGGCGATGTTCACGGCGCTGACGTCACTGCTCACCAACCGCACGGTGCGGAGCGACACGGCGATGACCGGCGAGATCTCGCTGCGCGGACTGGTGCTGCCGGTCGGCGGCATCAAGGAGAAGGTGGTGGCTGCGGCCGCCGCCGGATTGAAGCGAGTGATGCTGCCGGCGCGCAACAAGCGGGATTACGACGACATCCCGAAGAGCGCGCGGGACAAGCTCGAATTCATCTGGCTGGAGCGCGTCGACGAAGCCATCGCCGCGGCGCTCGAGCCGGCGGAAGCCCAAGTCGATGCTAAGATCGAAGCGGCGGAGTGA
- a CDS encoding Hsp20/alpha crystallin family protein, producing MQPKNPFDWMLSEALDQLTRGERLRQQFGRQEACWEPPIDVLETEHELLILVALPGVNPDNVETVIQDGVLIISGQRTLPPELRNARIHRLELPQGRFERRIALPLGRYAISRFVMDGCVALRLAKS from the coding sequence ATGCAACCCAAAAATCCCTTCGACTGGATGCTGTCCGAAGCCCTGGACCAGCTGACCCGCGGCGAACGGCTGCGCCAGCAGTTCGGCCGTCAGGAAGCCTGCTGGGAGCCGCCGATCGACGTGCTCGAGACCGAGCATGAGCTTTTGATCCTGGTCGCGCTTCCCGGCGTCAATCCGGACAATGTCGAGACGGTGATCCAGGACGGCGTGCTTATCATCTCCGGCCAGCGCACGCTGCCGCCAGAGCTTCGCAACGCCCGCATCCACCGCCTCGAACTGCCGCAGGGGCGCTTCGAGCGCCGCATCGCATTGCCCCTTGGCCGCTACGCCATCAGCCGCTTCGTGATGGACGGCTGCGTCGCACTGCGCCTCGCCAAATCCTGA
- a CDS encoding ferritin-like domain-containing protein, which translates to MAKKAKKRASRKKTASRRPRQAPKMLSDLFLETLKDIYFAENKIIKTLPKMAKAAHSKDLAAAFNKHLRETQGQVKRLEQIFKMLDKPARGKPCEAINGITEEGAEIMKDFKNAPALDAGLLAAAQAVEHYEISRYGTLRTWAEELGMPEAARLLQDTLDEEEATDHTLTELATSVINLKAEAEYREAA; encoded by the coding sequence ATGGCTAAGAAAGCAAAGAAACGTGCATCTAGGAAAAAGACCGCATCGCGGCGCCCGCGTCAGGCGCCTAAGATGCTCAGCGACCTGTTTCTGGAAACGCTGAAAGACATTTATTTCGCCGAGAACAAGATCATCAAGACGCTGCCGAAGATGGCCAAGGCCGCCCATTCGAAGGACCTTGCCGCCGCCTTCAACAAGCATCTGCGGGAGACGCAGGGCCAGGTCAAACGGCTCGAGCAGATCTTCAAGATGCTGGACAAGCCGGCGCGCGGCAAGCCGTGTGAGGCGATCAACGGCATCACCGAGGAGGGCGCCGAGATCATGAAGGATTTCAAGAACGCCCCTGCCCTCGACGCCGGCCTGCTCGCCGCGGCGCAGGCTGTCGAGCATTACGAGATCTCCCGTTACGGCACGCTGCGCACCTGGGCCGAGGAGCTCGGCATGCCCGAGGCGGCAAGGCTCCTCCAGGATACGCTGGACGAGGAAGAGGCCACCGACCACACCCTGACCGAGCTTGCCACGTCGGTCATCAACCTCAAAGCGGAGGCCGAGTACCGCGAAGCCGCCTGA
- a CDS encoding general secretion pathway protein GspN — protein MAKLTWYLFLVSTLCVLAPHAALTADNFSDEAARGVGDLAATPLGDSIAASVWAPRTPAEQPGGPARRGNPLWEVPFEILSGTRERPVFSPSRRPPPVAVTEVAVAKPPPPKPAQEAHPPPLSLVGTVIGDDRSLGIFVDQTSKAAVRLRTGDDYQGWRLRAVQGREATFVRDQQTVVLNFPEPGTAAPMAPRVEVAAVASPTDEPRRPHVHR, from the coding sequence GTGGCGAAACTGACATGGTATCTGTTCCTGGTCTCCACGCTCTGCGTGCTTGCACCACATGCGGCGCTGACCGCGGATAATTTCAGTGACGAAGCCGCGCGTGGCGTCGGTGATCTCGCCGCAACACCGCTCGGGGATTCCATCGCGGCTTCCGTTTGGGCGCCGCGCACGCCCGCCGAGCAGCCGGGTGGGCCCGCGCGAAGAGGCAATCCGCTGTGGGAGGTCCCGTTTGAGATCCTCAGCGGCACGCGCGAGCGTCCGGTATTTTCGCCGTCGCGACGGCCGCCGCCGGTCGCGGTGACCGAGGTCGCGGTCGCGAAGCCGCCGCCGCCGAAGCCGGCGCAGGAAGCGCATCCTCCACCGCTTTCGCTGGTCGGCACCGTTATCGGCGACGACCGAAGCCTCGGCATTTTCGTCGACCAGACCTCCAAGGCTGCCGTGCGGCTGAGAACAGGCGACGACTATCAGGGCTGGAGATTGCGCGCGGTGCAGGGCCGCGAGGCGACGTTCGTGCGCGACCAGCAGACCGTCGTGCTGAATTTTCCGGAGCCCGGAACGGCTGCGCCGATGGCGCCGCGCGTTGAAGTCGCGGCTGTGGCGTCGCCGACCGATGAACCCAGGCGGCCGCACGTCCATCGTTAG
- a CDS encoding NADP-dependent oxidoreductase: MKAIVVTEQAAGTAGMKLVKRPEPQAAINDVIIQVHASGFVPTELEWPSTWTDRLDRDRTPSIPGHELAGVVTALGYGTTGLSVGQRVFGLADWYRDGTLAEYVAMEARNLAPLPGDVDFTVGASLPISGLTAWQGLFQHGRLQAGQSVLVHGAAGAVGSMVTQLAREFGAHVIGTGRAADRQTVLDFGAKEFVDLDNDTLEDVGGVDLVLDGIGGNIGKRSADLIRTGGTLVSIVGPAEARPVDGLVVDFVVESDRAQLSEIVQRVRDGRLRTNIGNVSTLDDAVAALNPTERRKGKTIIRVRP; the protein is encoded by the coding sequence ATGAAGGCAATCGTCGTAACTGAGCAGGCAGCGGGAACCGCCGGGATGAAGCTGGTGAAGCGGCCCGAGCCGCAAGCCGCGATAAACGACGTCATCATTCAGGTTCATGCGTCGGGATTCGTCCCGACCGAGCTGGAGTGGCCCTCAACCTGGACCGATCGCCTCGACCGTGATCGAACACCGTCGATCCCTGGGCACGAGCTGGCCGGAGTGGTCACCGCCCTCGGCTACGGCACGACGGGACTGTCGGTGGGACAGCGAGTGTTCGGCCTCGCCGACTGGTATCGCGACGGTACCCTGGCGGAGTATGTCGCTATGGAGGCGCGCAACCTCGCGCCGCTTCCGGGCGACGTCGACTTCACGGTGGGCGCGAGTCTGCCAATCTCGGGCCTTACCGCGTGGCAAGGACTGTTCCAGCACGGCCGCCTTCAGGCGGGGCAGAGCGTACTCGTGCACGGTGCGGCGGGCGCTGTCGGTTCGATGGTGACGCAGCTCGCACGAGAGTTCGGCGCCCACGTCATCGGCACCGGACGCGCCGCTGACCGTCAGACGGTGCTCGACTTTGGCGCGAAGGAGTTCGTCGACCTCGATAACGACACCCTGGAGGACGTCGGCGGAGTCGATCTGGTGCTCGATGGCATCGGCGGCAACATCGGGAAGCGCTCCGCAGACCTGATCCGAACCGGAGGAACGCTGGTGTCCATCGTCGGGCCGGCCGAGGCGCGGCCAGTCGACGGCCTCGTGGTCGACTTCGTCGTCGAGTCCGATCGAGCCCAACTGAGTGAGATCGTCCAGCGCGTGCGAGACGGACGACTGCGGACGAACATCGGCAACGTTTCGACCCTCGACGATGCCGTCGCCGCCTTGAACCCGACGGAGCGACGCAAGGGGAAGACGATCATCCGCGTTCGTCCCTGA